TGGACAGGGATAAGATGGCGGAACTTGATGAGAAATGGGGTGCCGATTTCCGTATCACTCATTATGATGCGGATGTGATAGAGGCTTTTCCCATTATCAATTGGTATCCCGGTTTATCCGCAAAGACATATTTTGATGGAAAAACGGTTTGGCAGTTAGAGCCTATGATTGATTCACTTCATAAGGCTTTAGACTTGTCCTTGCCCGACCCATCCGACCCAGCCGTTTATTCCGATATAATTGAGAAGAGGAAAAGATATCCAGACAAGGCTATTTTCCCTCTCGTGGGGGCGGGATTAGCCCTTTTGGAACCCCTTCGTCTTCCTCAAAATCTCTATATTGACCTTTATGACCACCCCGATGTGATTCATAAAATCCTCAAGAGATATCAGCCTATTCTTTTAGAGCTCACAAAAAGGATTTGCGAGCTTGACATTGATGTCCTTTATATCGCGCATGATATATGTGGAAGGGACGGACCATTGGTTTCGCCGAAGCATTTGAGGGAATTTCACTTTGATTACATTGTGGAGATGGTTGAGCTTGCTCATAGGATGGGGAAGAAGGTTTTTTATCATACGGATGGCAGGGTAATGGAAATAGTGGATTTGTTCTTGGAGTATGGATTTGATGGGATAAATCCTCTTGAATATCGCTTCAACAATCCCAGAAGGTTTAGGGAGATTGAAGGAGGTAAATTGATAGTTTACGGTGGCTTGGATAACTCAAACATAATCCCAAATGGGACTGTTGAGGATGTTAAGAAACATGTATACGATGTATTTGAGACGCTTGGAAAGGAGGGGAAGCTCATATTCTCCACCCACGATATCCCCAGTTATTGCCCTTTGGAGAATTTAGATGCGATGATAGAGGCGATAAAATCCTGTAAATATGAAGAAAGGAGCGTGTAAAATTTTGATTTTCCTTTTACTTGGGATGCTAATGTTAACCTTCGGAAACTGCGAAGGAAAAGACCCAGGTGGGTTTTCATATATCCATAGTACATTAGACATAAAATATCAAGTCCTACTGAAAAGACCTTTGGAATATTTTGGTTATGTAGGAACTGGTTGGGAGGATGAGCAAACCCTACAGGAGATGCTTTCGGATAACGCCAATCTATTAGTTGTGGATTTCGGTTGGCTTGGGGGATTCCTCCTCCCTGATGCTGATACTCCCTTGAAGGCGAAAATAGATACAGATAATCTAAGATTCAAGGCATTTGAAGAGTTTCTTCAAAGATGTTCCAGGCTCGGGTTGAGAAATCTCGTTGGCATAATCACTTGCACGAATTTCCACGAGTATCCCGAGTGGTTCCGCAAGCTCTATCCAGAGATTTACGCTCTGGACGCAGATGGAAATCCCGAGCCCTTGCTTTACGAGATAAATATCCCTCCCGAAAAAAAGCAGTTCTGGACGAATATTGAACATCCAATCCTAAATGATTTGAGGAAAAAGTTTGCGGAGATAGTTATAAAATCGTTTCACAGCAACCCCAATATAATCCTTTGGGGCATTGATGGGGAAACCCTCTATCCTCCCGTCCCAGCTGAGAGAGGTTTTGACCAATCCAAGTTCGCTTTACACCATTTTAGACGATACCTCAAGTTTAAATATGGGGAAATTGACAAATTGAACAGGGTCTGGGGAACGAAATATAAAGATTTTGAAGAGGTTTTGCCTCCGAGGAAATTCCTCCTTGATAGGGCTAATTTGGATTGGCATAGCTTTCGGATTATCGCTATAGGGGAATATCTGCGCTATCTTTACGAAACCTATAAGAAAAGCGATAGGGAGAGATTTGCTTTCAATTGGCTTCACGATATGGGCTTAAGAGATGACGAGTTGAAAATCTCGGGATGTGCTCCTTTCATATACGCTATGATAGGGGATGGATTGATAGCTAATCCAATCGTTCGCCCACCGAGAGAGGACCACAATACGAAATATTTTGAGATGATGACATCGTTTGGTAAGCCGGTTTTCAGCTCACAACTTGCCTATTTCCCTCGCCCCTGGCCAGGCTATATGATTCGCAGGCAGATATATGAATGTTTGGGCTTGGGTGTTTGGGGTGTTGGTCTCGTCGCTTGGACTTGGCCTGAAGGATACTTAATAAACTGGGGGATTAAGGGAACCGAGGGGCAAAAGGAGGCAAGGAGAGTATTTGGAGAATTGAGGAAATTAGCCCCTTATCTTGACTTGATGTGGCCAGTAGCTCCTGCGACGAGGATTTTCATATCACAACCAGTTTGGCTTATGGATGGTTGGAAAGGCTCTTGGGATGCCCTTCATAGGGATTTCCTGGAAAGGCAGATTCCAAAAAGGTATATAATGGATTGGCAAATCTTGAAAGGAGAACTCAAAAGACCAGAAACCAAGATTTTGATATCCTTGGATAACGAAATCATAAATGGCGAAGTCCTAAAGAGGATTGAGGAGTTCGTGAAAGCTGGTGGAATTTTCGTCATAATAGGCGAGTTCAACCAATTTGACGAAAAGCTGGAAAGAGCACGGGTCCCAAGCTTTTTGAAAGGGAATGCAAAGAAGGAAAAATTCAAAAATTTGAATTGTTATTCCTTCCATTATGGAGCGGGGGAGGTAATAAGGGTAGAAGGAGGTTACTCTTCCGCGGTTGCCGATTTATTAGAGAGTTTGTTCAAGAATGAGAGGGGATTTCAGCCGGTAAAGATTCTCAAAGGATTCCCCGCTTCAATTGAGAGGGCGAAGATTTTGGACACTACGGGCGAGAAGCAGGATTTGGCGGAGGATTTTGCCGGACATAGCTCCCTTGGACAATTGATAACCGCGCCTTCAGATTTCATACAATCCTTAAGCATTTCCACTCCAACTTATTGGAAGAAAGTTGAAGGATATGGCTTGAGGATGGAGGTTTTCCTCTCGGGTCCAAATGGGGAGAAGATAGGGGAGAGAACCGTTGCTCCAGAGGAGATAAAGGATAACGGCTGGATAGAAATCGTATTGAATAAGAGGGTGCGTAAAGGGGCTAAGTTATACCTCAGGATATCTCCGTTACAGCCTTTGCCGCCCGCGACGATAGGTTGGTGGAGCTTGAAGATGGATGCGGAATCTGAGGCGGGTGCCTTTGTGGATGACAAGCCCGTTAAGGGGGTTTTGAGGAGAGTTGTCATGAAATATAAAGAGAGGGAGGAAACAAGGAGAGGGGTTGAAAGCTTCTTGCTGTCGGATGGTGTAAATATGGGGGTTGTGCTTGTAAACATAACAGACAAAAAATTTGACATATTCTTAAAGATTGACGAGAACTTAATTCCTGATAGGAAAGGTATATACTTGATTAAGGAGCCGATTATTGATAGGGAAATAGGCAAGGTAAAAGGAGAGAAGGCAGAAGTTAAGGTCTCTCTATCTCCCTACGGAACAGCTTTCGTTTTTCTTGAGCGAATGACAAGCGAGGTAGATGTAGAGAAATTGTTGAAGAATGTCAATGTAAAAAGAATGGATAGTGATGCCGGAAAAGCTTTTCTTCGGATGGCAGATGAATTTCTAAATGAAAATAGATACAGCAAGGCCTTAGCATCAGTTTTTCACTTAAAGAATCTTCTTGTCATTAATAAAGAGGGGGAAGGTAAGGGGAGGATTATAATAAAAATCGTGAATGTGGATGGCGAGCCCATCTCCAACGCCAATCTTTGCGTAGAGATTTCCCCGTTGCCTGGATCACTGATTCCTTGGAAGGAGATTGCTAAAGGAGTTTACCTTATAGAGTTT
This bacterium DNA region includes the following protein-coding sequences:
- a CDS encoding beta-galactosidase translates to MLTFGNCEGKDPGGFSYIHSTLDIKYQVLLKRPLEYFGYVGTGWEDEQTLQEMLSDNANLLVVDFGWLGGFLLPDADTPLKAKIDTDNLRFKAFEEFLQRCSRLGLRNLVGIITCTNFHEYPEWFRKLYPEIYALDADGNPEPLLYEINIPPEKKQFWTNIEHPILNDLRKKFAEIVIKSFHSNPNIILWGIDGETLYPPVPAERGFDQSKFALHHFRRYLKFKYGEIDKLNRVWGTKYKDFEEVLPPRKFLLDRANLDWHSFRIIAIGEYLRYLYETYKKSDRERFAFNWLHDMGLRDDELKISGCAPFIYAMIGDGLIANPIVRPPREDHNTKYFEMMTSFGKPVFSSQLAYFPRPWPGYMIRRQIYECLGLGVWGVGLVAWTWPEGYLINWGIKGTEGQKEARRVFGELRKLAPYLDLMWPVAPATRIFISQPVWLMDGWKGSWDALHRDFLERQIPKRYIMDWQILKGELKRPETKILISLDNEIINGEVLKRIEEFVKAGGIFVIIGEFNQFDEKLERARVPSFLKGNAKKEKFKNLNCYSFHYGAGEVIRVEGGYSSAVADLLESLFKNERGFQPVKILKGFPASIERAKILDTTGEKQDLAEDFAGHSSLGQLITAPSDFIQSLSISTPTYWKKVEGYGLRMEVFLSGPNGEKIGERTVAPEEIKDNGWIEIVLNKRVRKGAKLYLRISPLQPLPPATIGWWSLKMDAESEAGAFVDDKPVKGVLRRVVMKYKEREETRRGVESFLLSDGVNMGVVLVNITDKKFDIFLKIDENLIPDRKGIYLIKEPIIDREIGKVKGEKAEVKVSLSPYGTAFVFLERMTSEVDVEKLLKNVNVKRMDSDAGKAFLRMADEFLNENRYSKALASVFHLKNLLVINKEGEGKGRIIIKIVNVDGEPISNANLCVEISPLPGSLIPWKEIAKGVYLIEFDRKKLPLIYDYQKGEYVQYMGELRLKVKAWKGELQGCAEISIKGD